The genomic window taaaaaaaaaaaaatgttgggtttCAAGcccacctgtgattgacagggaaAATGGGTTCCCCGAACCAATCGGGAAAGAGATGCCCGTTTTGGTCAGAAATGTACGTAAACTCCAAACCAAATAggaatagatatatttatatataaatcacactGAAATAGAGCTCCTTAATGTAACCTATAATACAGGGGGACAGCTGGGGACAGCACGTGACACAGTGACGCTTAAAAATAAGCAGTTGACGTGACGTCACAGACAGGGCCGGCCCAAGCCTTTCGGGGGCCCTAAGCAGAATTTGATATTggggccccccctcccacctagcGGAGTCATTTGCGCTCGACGATTATTGACAAAAATGTCACACTACAATGATTTGACAATGAATTAATTGACATTATCAATTGTATTAATACTGAATTACGTAGATGTGATTTCCTGTATTTTTTATATGGCCAGCTGGAGAAGGGAAATACCTAAATTTAAGCATATTCATAGCATTTTGCTTTTTGACTTATTGAGATGGTGACTTGGGCTTGGGCTCATTCAGTTGCTCTCATGCCAAAAATATTCTAGACTTTTGTCCCTTGATAGACCCCTGTATTATTATAGTCGTTATTTACACCAAAACAGTCACCTTTTAACCTTAGAGGGCACTTAGATCACAGATTTATTTTAAACTTTCATATTCAAAGTGAAGCATCAAGTGTGGTTTACTGAAGTTaaattgtaaaataattaaatacaacagcatttgtattttttttttaaagtatcaGTTTAATAAACAGATCTAAAATCAAACTGTTtcaaaacattcaaataaacGATAATAACAAAACTGATAATTCCTGTATAGATGTATTCTTTATTTCATTCAATCAGGTCACTTGTTTAagttatttaatattattattattattattttaaattattttaatttattttattttttttccgatAGGGGGCCCCCTGGCGGTCAGGAGGCCCCAAGCGCCCGCTTGTATCGCTTATGCGATACAAGCCCTGGTCACAGTCACAGATCATGCACGCAATAGCACTTTTAAACCTTTCGAGGGAGTCTTCAACAATGCAAAACCATCTTCAAGTAAAATCGAAGTTTAAACCCTTTAAAGTTAAACCCTAAACAACAACTATATTAATTAAGTTTAATtgattaaatatcattaatttcATTATCGCTTTATTATTACTCTATCGTAGTGAAATATAGCCTACCAGTAAAAtcagcagtaggcctatatcaaatATAATCCTATATTTCGCTTCCTCCTAGGTCTCTGTGGGATGGTCACCTACTCACTTTGGGGCAACCGAGTCGTTAGCGAGTTCAAGGATCCAAACTTTGTGTCACAGAAGTGAGTAAGGTGTTGCTTCTGTGGCAAGCAGTCATTTGACTGAactttttgttttctgtttctgttgacAGAAAACAGAACCGTGAGACACGTTTCCATGTAGGAATGAAAGGTCACAAAGCTAACTTGTGCtgtattgaaaaaaaacacttcgGTTAGCCGAGATAGTTTGCAAATCACTGTTGCACAGCCAGTAAGACAGGACATGAAATCAGTAACTGCAAGGTACTGAATTGTACACATTGtgaatatatctatatcttttttttatcaaaaaatatAGTGAAATagttattcatattttatttttcaatggaAATTCCAGCCATGAACACAATCTCTTAACAGACTCGCTATCTGCTGTCTCTGCGGGTCAGGTTTGAGCTGGGGGCGGCGGTCTTCGTGGGCTGGGGCGGATCCAGCCTCCTGCTTGTTGGAGGGGGCCTTTTGAGCTATCTCTCTGGCAGAGAGGGCCTACACTTCAGGTAAAACGACCAGTTTAACAGTGCAACTCACTATTGATTAGTAAAGTTCTTTAGTGGGTACTTTTGTCAAATGTAAATCACACTGAATTCattgtttttcatattttttctttGGACAATTTTGTGGATTTGCTTAAAACTCACCATCATTCATCACCCAATCAAACTAAAAATAGTCTGATTTATTTAGATACAAAACTTTATCGTCAAATATCTTAAAGCTTATACTTCAGCGAGCTCCGGTGACCCCAAATGCATTTCCCCTAGAGTTTTGGGAACACTCTTTTAGGGCATCCTGCTTACAGAGCGCTTACTGGTTGGACTGTGGACAGAGGGGATGGAAGCCATCACCTATTGGATGGCTTCACCCTACATGCCAATCAAAAAACCCATCCTAAATAACGCCCATTTCCGTTCCTCCAGTAGTGACAAGGGTCCGCGCCGACCCGCAACGTACGCCCAGGCCCGCTCCAGACGGACGTACGCAACGGCGCGGACTAGACGGACCTACGGACCACCTCTGTTCTACCAGGGCCGCGACAGCAGAGGAGTCCGGAGCACGAGGACCCCTGGGACCATCAGGACACCCAGGACCACCAGCCAGCCCAGGACCATCAACTTCCCCGGGAGCGAGGAGTTCGTATGACGGTCGCGAACGCTTGGTCAGAGAATCATGAGTTTTTGTCTTTTTAAGCCTTTTGTAATACTTATGTGTTGTTGTATGAActggactttttttttatttttttgttctttgtgtGTCAAGAAATGTTTCAAGATTGTTGTCTGtgacttatttttttatgacttATTTTAACCTCTAACCCAAAAACATCTTACTTAACGTCAAACTTATTTATATGAATTTAAACAATATCTTATCTATCCACTAATCCATCACTTAAGGTATCAAATTCACCATCAAAATGCCAACTGTAATCCTAACACAGACCCTCAATCCTACCTCAACCAAAATACTAACCTTCTAATACTGGGCCCGCCCTAAGGATGCTGCAACCCTCCCCTGCCCAATGATTGGTCAGTCACCTGTTAGCCGATCCCTGATTGGTGAGCAACAAGAGCGAACTAGATTATCGTTAGCAGATTGGTGGTTCTTTCATTGGGttgatattgttgttgtttatgtaaATAAAGCAATTGAGACAAATTGCAATATAGGGCCTTCTCCCTAAACGTCTCATGTCGTTCTTTTacattattttttgttgtttttgaacATTCAATGTACAGAATGGAAATATTTAATGGAACAAACAGCCCAATTTATTGCTTGTATGAATGTATAAAGGAGAAAATCATCAACAAAAATCTACAAAAAAGATTCTGTCACATATAAATCGGACACTATAAAAGCAGTACCTATAGGGTAAAATAATCTCATAAATCATATAGAAAGGGGTCATCAAAGACATTCCAGGGTTCATGTGGGGTCAGAACAGTAGGGTGTGCAATGCTAAATGTCTTCTGAGTCGCTGAAGTCGCTGAGTGAGATCAGGCTGCTCTTCAGCGTGCTGCCGGCCCCCGCGGTGTCCGTCACTCCTGAGAAACACACGACCAAAACGAATGAGCTACGAGGGAATCTGTTAATTCatagataatataataaataaaccc from Gadus macrocephalus chromosome 4, ASM3116895v1 includes these protein-coding regions:
- the cldn10d gene encoding claudin-10, which codes for MKYRTVVMYLEVGCFVSCLCGWVLVCSTLPTEYWNFSEVGSTVLTTANYFSNLWMDCISDTTGVSDCKYYPSMLGLSAFLHACRALAVASVATGFFGGVLTLIGMKCTKIGGSELANARVTFAGAVTYFVSGLCGMVTYSLWGNRVVSEFKDPNFVSQKFELGAAVFVGWGGSSLLLVGGGLLSYLSGREGLHFSSDKGPRRPATYAQARSRRTYATARTRRTYGPPLFYQGRDSRGVRSTRTPGTIRTPRTTSQPRTINFPGSEEFV